A single region of the Bacteroidales bacterium genome encodes:
- a CDS encoding glycerol acyltransferase → MYERWDIEQLILKHAPAKYRPLAKFIKKVLRQENFALFLESCKDIEGQDFIREIIRFFDVKIKYSGIENIPEKGRYIFATNHPLGGLDGVCLLGLIYSHFGEVKAVVNELLLYIENLKPVFAGVNIYGRFKKSQLVSLDELFRSNDNILVFPAGVVSIYRRGKVRDLPWHKSFVVKAVQHKRDIVPVYADARNSFLFYLIATLRRFFRIDISFESFLLPNEMFRFKGKEIRFYFGKPVSWTHFTSERSTREWVEEIRQTVEHLRKPDQPMKSFSYEEIPQSVKRSLL, encoded by the coding sequence ATGTACGAGAGGTGGGACATTGAGCAGTTGATTCTGAAGCATGCACCGGCCAAATACCGGCCCCTGGCAAAATTCATTAAAAAGGTCTTACGTCAGGAAAATTTTGCCCTTTTTCTTGAAAGCTGTAAGGATATTGAAGGGCAGGATTTTATCAGAGAAATCATCCGTTTTTTTGACGTTAAGATTAAATATAGCGGGATTGAAAATATTCCCGAAAAGGGACGGTACATTTTTGCTACCAATCACCCTCTGGGCGGACTGGACGGAGTTTGTCTTCTGGGGTTAATTTACTCCCACTTTGGCGAGGTAAAAGCAGTTGTAAACGAACTGCTGCTTTATATCGAAAACCTGAAGCCGGTTTTTGCGGGAGTTAATATTTACGGACGCTTCAAAAAATCCCAGTTGGTATCACTGGATGAATTATTCCGCAGCAACGATAATATTCTCGTTTTCCCGGCAGGAGTGGTTTCTATTTACCGAAGGGGAAAAGTTCGTGATTTACCCTGGCACAAAAGTTTCGTAGTCAAGGCCGTTCAGCATAAAAGAGATATTGTTCCGGTGTATGCTGACGCCCGCAATAGTTTTCTTTTTTACCTGATTGCTACGTTGCGCCGCTTCTTTAGAATTGATATAAGCTTTGAATCGTTTCTTCTTCCCAATGAAATGTTCCGCTTTAAAGGGAAGGAAATCCGCTTCTACTTTGGCAAACCTGTTTCATGGACCCATTTTACTTCGGAACGAAGCACCCGGGAATGGGTGGAAGAAATCAGACAAACAGTCGAACATCTCAGAAAACCCGATCAACCGATGAAAAGCTTTTCGTATGAAGAGATCCCGCAATCTGTAAAAAGAAGCCTTTTATAG
- a CDS encoding YIP1 family protein: MSENAFNFNEFIKESKDSLVNPKAYFASMKTEGGLGEPIIKALIYGTVAGIIGLIWSLLHVSAAVGGMFGSAVGITVLLFAIIFSVIGVFIGAVIVLIISAIAGGKTDFEPCMRVSAALMVLMPISAFFGFAGSIHYLLGSLISLAINLYGLWMLYHALVQPLQAKEGTTRIVLYVLAGLLVLFMLLGLGARRAVRHLDPYGKDFREKMEQTSKEWEKALNEMEKASKDEGNNVQQEGEESEEDTLTEQE, from the coding sequence ATGAGTGAAAATGCATTCAATTTCAACGAATTCATAAAGGAATCAAAGGATTCCCTTGTTAATCCGAAGGCATATTTTGCCTCTATGAAGACCGAAGGCGGACTGGGTGAGCCGATTATTAAAGCTCTCATCTATGGTACAGTAGCCGGAATCATTGGGTTAATCTGGAGTTTGTTGCATGTCAGTGCGGCTGTGGGGGGCATGTTTGGCAGTGCAGTTGGAATTACCGTCCTGCTTTTTGCCATAATTTTTTCTGTTATCGGTGTTTTTATCGGTGCGGTCATCGTGCTGATCATTTCAGCCATTGCAGGCGGAAAGACTGACTTTGAACCCTGCATGAGGGTTTCGGCAGCCCTGATGGTACTAATGCCCATAAGCGCATTCTTTGGCTTTGCAGGTTCCATTCATTACCTTCTGGGTTCCCTGATTTCCCTGGCAATTAACCTGTACGGTTTATGGATGCTGTATCATGCTCTGGTTCAACCATTGCAGGCCAAAGAAGGCACTACCAGAATTGTACTGTATGTGCTCGCCGGTTTGCTTGTGCTTTTCATGTTGCTTGGACTGGGAGCAAGGAGAGCAGTGCGTCATTTGGACCCTTACGGAAAGGATTTCAGGGAAAAGATGGAACAAACCTCAAAAGAATGGGAAAAAGCGCTGAATGAAATGGAAAAAGCCAGCAAAGATGAGGGAAACAATGTTCAGCAAGAGGGAGAAGAGTCAGAGGAGGATACACTGACCGAACAGGAATAA
- a CDS encoding bifunctional 5,10-methylene-tetrahydrofolate dehydrogenase/5,10-methylene-tetrahydrofolate cyclohydrolase (catalyzes the formation of 5,10-methenyltetrahydrofolate from 5,10-methylenetetrahydrofolate and subsequent formation of 10-formyltetrahydrofolate from 5,10-methenyltetrahydrofolate), which translates to MILIDGKQTAANIRKEIAAEVESMVRAGKRPPHLAAILAGNDGGSITYVNNKIKDCAEVGFTSSLFRFDESVTEEELLQTVEKLNRDPEVDGFIVQLPLPRHIREPHIIEAINPSKDVDGFHPVNVGRMATGLPCFVSATPAGIVELLKRYQIKTSGKHCVVLGRSNIVGRPLSILLSRKDEYGDATVTLCHSRTPNLKYFTLQADILIAAMGQPGFVTADMIKEGAVVIDVGTTRVPAPQSKSGFVLKGDVLFDEVAPRCSYITPVPGGVGPMTRTALLLNTLKAARKEI; encoded by the coding sequence ATGATATTGATTGACGGAAAACAGACTGCTGCCAACATCAGGAAAGAAATTGCCGCTGAAGTAGAAAGTATGGTACGGGCGGGCAAAAGACCGCCCCACCTTGCCGCTATCCTTGCCGGAAACGATGGAGGAAGCATTACCTATGTTAACAACAAAATCAAGGATTGTGCCGAGGTCGGTTTTACTTCTTCCCTGTTCAGATTTGATGAGTCAGTAACCGAAGAGGAACTTTTGCAGACTGTTGAAAAACTTAACCGGGATCCGGAGGTTGACGGATTTATAGTGCAGTTACCTTTGCCCCGTCATATAAGGGAGCCTCATATTATTGAAGCCATTAATCCGTCAAAAGATGTGGATGGTTTTCATCCGGTCAATGTGGGGCGCATGGCAACAGGCCTTCCCTGTTTTGTTTCCGCAACTCCGGCTGGTATAGTTGAACTGCTGAAAAGATACCAGATTAAAACTTCCGGTAAACATTGCGTGGTGCTTGGACGGAGCAATATAGTAGGCAGACCTCTGTCAATTCTTCTTTCACGGAAGGATGAATATGGCGATGCTACTGTAACTCTTTGCCACAGTCGTACGCCCAATCTGAAATACTTTACACTCCAGGCCGATATTTTGATTGCCGCAATGGGTCAACCAGGATTTGTCACGGCTGACATGATTAAAGAGGGAGCCGTGGTCATTGATGTAGGAACCACCCGCGTTCCTGCTCCACAATCCAAATCAGGATTTGTACTGAAAGGAGACGTACTTTTTGATGAAGTGGCTCCCAGATGCAGTTATATTACCCCCGTTCCGGGAGGAGTCGGCCCTATGACCCGCACGGCATTGCTCCTGAATACCCTGAAGGCAGCAAGAAAAGAAATCTAA
- the ffh gene encoding signal recognition particle protein has translation MFENLTDKLERAFRLIKGEGRITEVNISETMKEIRRALLDADVNYKIAKSFTDTVKDKAIGQEVLKSVKPGQMIVKIVRDELARLMGESASDLNLKGNPCIILLAGLQGSGKTTFAGKLANYLKQKRGRQPLLVACDVYRPAAIEQLRVLGEQIGIPVHLELENKNPVAIAKEAIKFARLRGYDTLIIDTAGRLAIDEAMMDEIASIKKAVDPQEILFVVDAMTGQDAVNTARAFHDRLQFDGVVLTKLDGDARGGAALSVKAVVEKPIKFVSTGEKMDAIDVFHPDRMADRILGMGDIVSLVEKAQEQYDEEEARKLQKKIAKNQFDFNDFLSQIRQIKKMGNFKDLASMIPGVGKAIRDLDIDDNAFKGIEAIIQSMTPEERSNPAIINGSRRKRIAAGSGTTVQEVNRLLKQLDETRRMMKMVSSAGQKGRIPGGFSGRR, from the coding sequence ATGTTTGAAAATTTAACTGATAAACTGGAAAGAGCCTTCCGGCTGATCAAAGGAGAGGGCCGGATAACCGAAGTAAATATTTCGGAAACGATGAAGGAAATCCGTCGGGCTCTTCTGGATGCCGACGTGAACTACAAAATTGCGAAATCATTTACCGATACGGTCAAGGATAAGGCTATAGGACAGGAAGTTCTCAAGTCGGTAAAACCCGGCCAGATGATTGTCAAAATAGTTCGTGACGAACTGGCCCGGCTGATGGGGGAGAGCGCTTCCGACCTGAACCTGAAAGGAAATCCCTGCATTATTCTCCTGGCCGGTCTCCAGGGTTCAGGAAAAACAACCTTTGCGGGAAAACTGGCAAATTATCTGAAGCAGAAAAGAGGACGCCAGCCGCTTCTTGTTGCCTGCGACGTATATCGTCCTGCCGCTATTGAACAGTTGCGGGTTCTGGGGGAACAAATCGGTATTCCGGTACATCTTGAACTGGAAAACAAAAATCCTGTTGCAATAGCAAAAGAAGCAATCAAATTTGCACGGTTGCGCGGATACGACACGCTCATTATTGATACGGCCGGTCGCCTGGCTATTGATGAAGCCATGATGGATGAAATCGCCTCCATAAAAAAGGCTGTTGACCCGCAGGAAATTCTTTTTGTGGTGGACGCCATGACCGGCCAGGATGCGGTTAATACTGCCAGGGCATTTCATGATCGCCTCCAGTTTGACGGGGTTGTACTTACCAAACTTGATGGGGATGCCCGCGGCGGGGCCGCCCTTTCCGTGAAAGCTGTGGTGGAAAAACCCATAAAATTCGTCAGCACAGGTGAAAAAATGGATGCAATCGATGTATTTCACCCCGACAGAATGGCTGACCGTATCCTCGGTATGGGGGATATCGTTTCTCTGGTTGAAAAAGCCCAGGAACAATACGACGAGGAAGAGGCAAGAAAACTGCAGAAAAAAATAGCCAAAAATCAGTTTGACTTCAATGACTTCCTTTCACAAATACGCCAGATCAAAAAAATGGGTAACTTTAAGGATCTGGCTTCCATGATTCCTGGTGTCGGAAAAGCAATACGCGATCTGGATATTGACGATAATGCATTTAAGGGCATCGAGGCTATTATCCAGTCCATGACGCCGGAAGAACGGAGCAATCCCGCTATTATAAACGGAAGCCGGAGGAAGAGGATTGCTGCCGGAAGCGGTACTACGGTTCAGGAAGTGAATCGTTTGCTGAAGCAACTCGACGAAACCCGGCGTATGATGAAAATGGTTTCATCCGCTGGTCAGAAAGGACGCATACCCGGTGGATTTTCTGGCAGACGTTAA
- a CDS encoding arginine--tRNA ligase has product MSIEQKISSAVGKAATELWNTSLNPAEVQIQKTRKEFTGDLTVVVFPLTRLSRTGPEQTGKALGDYLQKELPEIIDYNVIKGFLNLTVGEVFWSEVIRHLRTDSTLGLSSPGECSEMIMVEYSSPNTNKPLHLGHIRNNLLGFSVSRILEANGKKVVKVNLVNDRGIHICKSMLAWKKWGNGETPQSSGMKGDHLVGKYYVLFEQELKKQLAELKQNGGGEEERAARTPIMQEAQEMLRKWESGDPETIALWKQMNEWVYEGFDKTYRDLGVTFDKIYYESETYLLGKAIVLEALKKGILYRKEDNSVWADLTDRGLDHKVLLRSDGTSVYMTQDIGTAVQRFNEYPISQLIYVVGNEQNYHFQALSIILDKLGYSWAKNLHHLSYGMVELPEGKMKSREGTVVDADDLIAEMIETARQMSSELGKLDGYSPEEAERIYRTIGLGALKYFILKVDPKKNMMFDPRESIDFNGNTGPFIQYTYARIRSVMNKAAEQKIAVNEEALARWNMSPKERMLARLIYEFPSVVENAADTYSPAVIANYVYELAKEYNQFYHDYSILKAESPELVSSRLLLSEVIGRVIEKGMYLLGIDVPERM; this is encoded by the coding sequence ATTAGCATAGAGCAAAAAATATCCAGCGCTGTTGGCAAAGCGGCAACAGAATTATGGAATACCAGCCTTAACCCTGCAGAGGTGCAAATCCAGAAAACCAGGAAAGAATTTACCGGCGATCTGACAGTAGTGGTTTTCCCGCTGACGCGTCTCAGCAGAACGGGTCCTGAACAAACAGGAAAGGCCCTTGGAGATTATCTGCAGAAAGAATTGCCTGAAATCATCGATTATAACGTAATAAAAGGTTTTCTTAACCTGACGGTCGGGGAAGTGTTCTGGTCAGAGGTCATCAGGCATTTACGCACTGACAGTACATTAGGCTTATCTTCTCCCGGAGAATGCAGTGAAATGATTATGGTGGAGTATTCCTCTCCGAATACCAATAAGCCATTGCATCTGGGACACATCCGGAATAACCTGCTTGGTTTTTCGGTTTCCCGTATTCTGGAGGCCAACGGTAAAAAGGTCGTTAAGGTAAATCTTGTCAACGACAGGGGTATTCACATCTGTAAGTCAATGCTGGCATGGAAAAAATGGGGAAACGGGGAAACACCTCAGTCGTCAGGCATGAAAGGAGACCATCTGGTCGGGAAATATTATGTGCTGTTTGAGCAGGAGCTTAAAAAGCAACTGGCGGAACTGAAACAAAACGGGGGAGGAGAGGAGGAGCGTGCCGCCCGTACCCCGATTATGCAGGAAGCTCAGGAGATGCTGAGAAAATGGGAATCGGGTGACCCGGAGACCATTGCTCTCTGGAAGCAAATGAATGAATGGGTATATGAGGGATTTGACAAAACATACCGCGATCTGGGCGTAACCTTCGATAAGATTTATTATGAATCCGAAACCTATCTTCTCGGAAAAGCTATCGTACTTGAAGCTCTGAAAAAAGGGATTCTCTACCGGAAGGAAGATAATTCTGTATGGGCCGATCTGACAGATCGGGGGTTGGACCATAAGGTTCTTCTGCGTTCCGACGGAACTTCAGTTTATATGACCCAGGATATCGGCACAGCCGTTCAGCGGTTCAATGAATACCCTATCAGCCAGTTGATTTATGTTGTTGGCAACGAACAGAATTACCATTTTCAGGCTTTGTCCATTATCCTTGATAAGCTCGGTTATTCCTGGGCGAAAAACCTCCACCATCTTTCCTATGGTATGGTTGAGCTTCCCGAAGGCAAAATGAAATCCAGGGAAGGCACTGTTGTTGATGCCGATGACCTCATTGCCGAAATGATCGAAACAGCCAGGCAAATGTCGTCGGAACTTGGTAAACTGGACGGCTATTCACCGGAGGAAGCTGAACGAATTTACCGCACCATTGGTCTGGGTGCACTCAAATATTTCATCCTCAAAGTCGATCCGAAAAAGAACATGATGTTTGACCCGCGCGAATCAATCGACTTTAACGGAAATACCGGCCCGTTTATTCAGTACACCTATGCCCGTATCCGTTCTGTAATGAATAAGGCAGCCGAACAAAAGATTGCTGTAAATGAAGAAGCCCTCGCCAGGTGGAACATGAGTCCAAAGGAAAGAATGCTGGCCCGGCTGATATACGAATTTCCTTCAGTTGTTGAAAATGCAGCCGATACATACAGTCCCGCTGTTATTGCCAATTATGTCTATGAACTTGCCAAAGAATACAATCAGTTTTATCATGATTACAGTATTCTGAAAGCGGAATCCCCCGAGCTTGTCTCATCGCGGCTCCTGCTCTCCGAAGTCATTGGCAGGGTGATCGAAAAAGGCATGTACCTTCTGGGTATCGACGTGCCGGAAAGAATGTAA
- a CDS encoding glycosyltransferase family 2 protein has translation MLSVLITAFNEDVVSLVESIRTQCIETAVPFEIIVCDDHSSEFFRKKNERLANYPDVTYRYLENNIGRARIRNLMASMARHQWLLFADGDSRVVSSFYIKKYLDAQQAGTVLCGGRVYDPQRPQKREFLLHWKYGIAREQKPATLRNRFPYRSFMTSNFLCPAGIFSSVTFDESISGYGHEDTLFGHMLWQKGVPLVHTDNPLLHEGLIPAGEFLQKGENAVKNLAALYIRFRKERELIEGVRLLRTFLLLEKWHLTSLIVFFLRVFHPLFMKNLKGKYPVLLFYDLVRLLWLIEEVRKPHLLSAQPRE, from the coding sequence GTGCTTTCCGTTCTGATTACAGCCTTTAACGAAGACGTAGTTTCCCTGGTCGAATCTATAAGGACGCAGTGTATTGAAACTGCTGTTCCGTTTGAAATTATTGTATGTGACGATCATTCTTCTGAATTCTTCCGGAAGAAAAATGAAAGATTAGCCAACTACCCTGATGTCACCTACCGCTATCTGGAAAACAATATAGGAAGGGCCAGGATACGCAACCTGATGGCTTCCATGGCAAGGCACCAGTGGCTGCTTTTTGCTGACGGAGACTCGCGGGTAGTTTCATCTTTTTACATAAAAAAATACCTTGATGCACAGCAAGCTGGAACCGTACTATGCGGCGGGAGGGTATATGATCCGCAAAGGCCGCAAAAAAGGGAATTCCTTTTGCACTGGAAATATGGAATTGCCCGGGAACAAAAACCGGCAACCCTGCGAAACAGATTTCCCTACCGTTCCTTTATGACCAGCAATTTTCTGTGTCCTGCGGGTATTTTCTCTTCTGTAACCTTTGATGAATCCATTTCCGGATATGGACATGAGGATACCCTTTTTGGTCATATGCTGTGGCAAAAAGGAGTGCCGCTGGTACATACCGATAATCCGCTGCTGCACGAAGGATTGATACCGGCAGGTGAATTCCTGCAGAAAGGAGAAAATGCTGTTAAGAATCTCGCCGCTCTTTATATCCGTTTCAGGAAAGAAAGGGAACTCATTGAAGGAGTCCGCCTCCTGCGAACCTTTCTGCTTCTTGAAAAATGGCACCTGACTTCATTGATAGTCTTTTTTCTGCGCGTCTTTCACCCGCTTTTCATGAAAAACCTGAAGGGGAAGTACCCGGTTCTCTTGTTTTACGATCTGGTCAGGCTTTTATGGCTGATAGAGGAAGTCCGCAAACCGCATCTTTTATCTGCGCAACCGAGAGAATAA